From a region of the Butyrivibrio sp. AE3004 genome:
- a CDS encoding DUF975 family protein: protein MKQNKRTSKIKAVARERLLGNYGTSTIAIILYRFITFIIINIVVGAIIPNNLISYFVYFAATILVNLFFGVFDSGLAYLFMNVVYGQSVSIADLFQGFKNHPDKAIILQIPLALIDTLTIIPLQLFSVILAQNKQIEGIIDPRITIAVLAVSAVITIVNVYVRLMFSQSYYILQDFPDKDAFSILKTSIKLMKGHKHRLLLLYLSYIPLFILGTLACFIPLIWVVTYLSAADAAFYQDLVQNSQNN, encoded by the coding sequence ATGAAACAAAATAAGAGAACTTCAAAGATAAAAGCTGTCGCAAGAGAGCGGCTTCTCGGAAACTATGGCACATCAACAATAGCCATTATTCTTTACAGATTCATCACTTTTATAATTATAAATATAGTAGTCGGTGCAATTATACCAAATAACCTTATATCATATTTCGTATATTTTGCTGCCACAATTCTTGTCAATCTTTTCTTTGGCGTATTTGATTCGGGACTTGCTTACCTTTTTATGAATGTTGTCTACGGTCAGTCAGTTTCAATCGCAGATCTCTTTCAAGGATTTAAAAATCATCCGGACAAGGCAATTATACTTCAGATTCCGCTTGCCCTTATTGACACTCTGACTATAATACCATTACAGCTGTTCTCTGTAATCCTTGCTCAGAACAAACAGATTGAAGGAATCATAGATCCAAGAATTACAATTGCTGTTCTTGCCGTATCAGCTGTGATTACCATAGTTAACGTTTACGTCAGATTAATGTTTTCACAGTCCTATTACATACTCCAGGATTTTCCTGATAAAGATGCCTTTTCAATACTAAAGACCAGCATTAAGCTAATGAAGGGCCACAAGCACAGACTGCTTTTGCTTTATCTTAGCTATATTCCGCTGTTCATACTTGGGACACTTGCATGCTTCATCCCGCTTATCTGGGTTGTAACTTATTTATCAGCTGCAGACGCTGCATTTTATCAGGATCTTGTTCAAAATTCGCAAAACAACTAA
- a CDS encoding Tex family protein: MDILQKITEELSVQKWQVEAAVKLIDEGNTIPFISRYRKEVTGSLNDEQLRTLGERLTYLRGLEEKKEQVLSSIEEQGKLTDELKEKIIAAETMVAVEDLYRPYRPKRKTRASVAKEKGLEGLADIIRAQETTKTLVEEATPYVNEEKEVKNIQEAIQGAMDIIAEEISDNADYRTYIREETWNQGFVASTAKDEKAESVYEMYYNFEEPVNKILGHRVLALNRGEAEKFLTVKITAPEEQILRFLEKKTITKDNPETTPVLQAVCKDAYDRLIAPAIERDIRNELTEKAEDSAIGVFGKNLEQLLMQPPIAGKTVLGWDPAFRTGCKLAIVDATGKVLDTKVIYPTAPQNKVEEAKAELKKLIKKYDVDLISVGNGTASRESEQVIVELIKELDKPVQYVIVNEAGASVYSASKLATEEFPQFDVGQRSAASIARRLQDPLAELVKIDPQSIGVGQYQHDMNQKKLGEALSGVVEDCVNKVGVDLNTASAPLLTYISGISKVIAKNIVDYREENGKFESRDQLLKVPKLGPKAFEQCAGFLRIHDGKNPLDDTSVHPESYEAAEKLMDKLGLTMEDVREAQKKTAKDINSAKKSENEGKQKPAKKKKEQKVFIKNTNTAMGAALAAALNGTSLGGSDEGNASGADSKGNGKDATDNAKAAVGGSLLKRVGDKKKLAEELGVGEITLTDILSELEKPSRDPRESMPAPILRSDVMDMKDLKPGMILKGTVRNIVDFGAFVDIGVHQDGLVHISQITDRYIKHPLDAVSVGDIVDVQVIEVDVKKQRIGLTMKIKK; this comes from the coding sequence ATGGATATTTTACAGAAAATTACAGAAGAACTTAGCGTACAGAAATGGCAGGTAGAGGCAGCAGTCAAGCTGATTGACGAGGGCAATACCATTCCTTTTATTTCCAGATACCGTAAAGAGGTTACGGGCTCTCTTAATGATGAGCAGCTCAGAACTCTCGGGGAGCGCCTTACATATTTGAGAGGCCTTGAGGAGAAAAAGGAGCAGGTTCTTTCCAGCATAGAAGAACAGGGAAAACTTACGGACGAACTTAAGGAAAAGATCATCGCAGCTGAGACAATGGTTGCGGTTGAGGATCTTTACAGACCATACAGACCAAAGAGAAAAACAAGAGCATCGGTTGCTAAAGAGAAAGGACTTGAGGGCCTTGCAGATATAATTCGTGCTCAGGAGACTACCAAAACTCTTGTTGAGGAAGCTACTCCTTATGTAAACGAAGAGAAAGAAGTAAAGAATATTCAGGAAGCAATTCAGGGCGCGATGGATATCATTGCTGAGGAAATCTCAGACAATGCCGATTACCGTACATATATAAGAGAAGAAACCTGGAATCAGGGCTTTGTAGCTTCAACAGCAAAGGATGAAAAGGCTGAGAGCGTTTATGAGATGTACTATAACTTTGAAGAGCCCGTAAACAAGATTCTCGGACACAGAGTGCTTGCACTTAACAGAGGAGAGGCAGAGAAATTCCTCACAGTTAAGATAACAGCACCTGAGGAACAGATTCTTCGCTTCCTTGAAAAGAAGACTATTACTAAGGATAATCCGGAGACAACACCGGTGCTTCAGGCTGTGTGCAAGGATGCCTATGACAGACTTATCGCGCCTGCCATTGAGCGTGACATCAGAAACGAGCTCACCGAGAAGGCTGAGGACAGCGCAATCGGAGTATTCGGTAAGAACCTTGAGCAGCTCCTTATGCAGCCTCCTATCGCAGGAAAAACAGTTCTTGGCTGGGATCCTGCTTTCAGAACAGGCTGTAAGCTTGCAATAGTTGATGCCACAGGAAAAGTTCTTGATACAAAGGTTATCTATCCCACAGCTCCTCAGAACAAGGTTGAGGAAGCTAAGGCAGAACTTAAAAAGCTTATAAAGAAATATGACGTTGACCTTATTTCAGTTGGTAACGGTACTGCATCACGTGAATCAGAGCAGGTAATTGTTGAGCTTATTAAGGAGCTTGATAAGCCGGTTCAGTATGTAATCGTTAATGAGGCCGGTGCATCTGTTTATTCAGCAAGTAAGCTTGCAACAGAGGAATTCCCTCAGTTTGATGTAGGTCAGAGAAGTGCTGCTTCCATTGCAAGACGTCTCCAGGATCCTCTTGCAGAGCTTGTAAAAATCGACCCTCAGAGTATCGGTGTAGGTCAGTATCAGCATGACATGAACCAGAAAAAGCTTGGAGAAGCCCTTTCAGGCGTTGTAGAGGACTGTGTTAACAAGGTCGGTGTTGACCTTAATACCGCTTCAGCACCGCTTCTTACTTATATATCAGGTATCAGCAAGGTGATTGCCAAGAATATTGTTGATTATCGTGAAGAGAACGGTAAGTTTGAGAGCAGAGACCAGCTCCTTAAGGTTCCAAAGCTCGGGCCCAAAGCATTTGAGCAGTGTGCGGGATTTTTAAGAATCCATGACGGAAAAAATCCTCTTGATGATACAAGTGTGCATCCTGAGTCATATGAGGCAGCAGAGAAGCTTATGGACAAGCTTGGCCTCACAATGGAGGATGTAAGAGAAGCGCAGAAGAAGACAGCTAAGGATATTAATTCTGCAAAGAAGTCTGAGAATGAAGGAAAACAGAAGCCTGCTAAGAAGAAAAAGGAGCAGAAGGTTTTCATAAAAAATACAAATACAGCTATGGGTGCGGCGCTTGCGGCTGCGCTTAACGGAACAAGCCTTGGGGGCTCTGATGAAGGAAACGCATCAGGAGCTGACAGCAAGGGCAACGGAAAAGATGCTACAGATAACGCAAAGGCAGCAGTTGGAGGAAGCCTTCTTAAGAGAGTTGGCGATAAAAAGAAACTTGCTGAGGAGCTTGGCGTAGGTGAGATAACTCTTACAGACATTCTGTCAGAGCTTGAGAAGCCTTCACGTGACCCCAGAGAGAGCATGCCTGCGCCTATTCTTCGAAGCGATGTCATGGATATGAAGGACTTAAAACCGGGAATGATTCTTAAAGGAACTGTCAGAAACATCGTAGACTTCGGTGCTTTTGTAGATATAGGTGTTCATCAGGACGGACTTGTTCATATCTCACAGATAACAGACCGCTATATCAAGCATCCGCTTGACGCAGTAAGTGTCGGTGATATCGTTGATGTTCAGGTTATTGAAGTAGATGTGAAGAAACAGAGAATCGGACTTACGATGAAGATTAAGAAGTAA
- a CDS encoding YczE/YyaS/YitT family protein — protein sequence MLKKIDAEMKRRLAMTLGGVVIAGFSVGMFQFSVLGMDPFQVFAHGIWSQVQHIMTSGSIKLFTEFDPKHPAIGYGLIYMIINMVLLIADFFLDKKKIGIATFINLFLVGYVVDFSYGIWIKLIPEPTFIIRIIFLIVAIIIMCFASALYFTSDLGVSTYDAIALTLSEKKGWDFRFVRITTDLICTGLGFVMGVLPGIGTIITAFFMGPLIEFFNVHVARPIRYGKK from the coding sequence ATGTTAAAAAAGATTGACGCTGAAATGAAAAGACGTCTCGCCATGACCCTTGGCGGTGTTGTGATTGCAGGCTTTTCTGTTGGAATGTTCCAGTTCTCAGTGCTTGGAATGGATCCCTTTCAGGTATTTGCGCATGGAATATGGTCACAGGTACAGCATATTATGACAAGTGGTTCGATCAAGTTGTTTACGGAATTTGATCCCAAGCACCCTGCTATAGGCTACGGCCTTATCTACATGATAATCAACATGGTTCTTCTTATTGCAGACTTTTTTCTTGATAAAAAGAAAATAGGCATCGCCACTTTTATAAACCTGTTCCTTGTAGGATATGTTGTGGACTTCTCCTATGGAATTTGGATAAAGCTCATTCCTGAGCCTACTTTTATTATCAGGATTATTTTCCTCATTGTAGCGATCATCATAATGTGTTTTGCATCAGCGCTGTATTTTACCAGTGATCTTGGTGTATCAACCTATGATGCGATTGCACTTACGCTCTCTGAGAAAAAAGGATGGGATTTTAGATTTGTAAGAATCACAACCGACCTCATCTGCACAGGACTTGGCTTTGTAATGGGAGTTCTTCCGGGAATCGGAACGATTATCACTGCATTTTTCATGGGACCTCTTATTGAGTTCTTCAATGTTCATGTTGCAAGGCCGATAAGATACGGAAAAAAGTAA
- a CDS encoding MATE family efflux transporter, whose protein sequence is MAQKTTTRDMTSGSILMQIIAFSMPLMFGNIFQMLYNTVDSIVVGNFVGKEALAAVGSTTMIVNMLVFFFNGFSIGAGVLISRYFGGKDLKGLHLAIETTITTTLVFCVLFTIIGSAGVVPMLKFMATPDDVMPEATTYLRIYFLGFSGLLIYNMGSGILRAVGDTTRPLMFLILTSLMNIVLDLVFVIGLHTGIAGVAYATIISQFISAILTLMLLTRTNDIYKLVWKDLTLDKAILKSIFMVGLPAGIQSVITAFSNVFVQSYINHFGSSCMAGWSSYNKLDTFIMLPMSSLAMAATTFVSQNIGAGKEKRAESGTRTAILLSTFVTFVIALMLYIFARPAIRLFSSDESVIEFGALFIQTNVFFLIANCVNHTLAAALRGRGDSRGPMVIMIATFVVIRQIYLFVLTHYIVNDPKWVGFGYPVGWMCCCVVELLYYKLKWKKKNADHLLSE, encoded by the coding sequence ATGGCACAGAAAACTACAACAAGAGATATGACAAGCGGTTCCATACTAATGCAGATCATCGCATTTTCCATGCCGCTTATGTTCGGTAATATTTTTCAAATGTTATATAACACCGTGGATTCAATCGTGGTGGGGAATTTTGTAGGGAAAGAGGCCCTTGCGGCAGTCGGCTCCACCACCATGATCGTAAATATGCTGGTGTTCTTTTTTAACGGCTTCTCAATCGGAGCGGGAGTTTTGATCTCCAGATATTTTGGAGGCAAAGACTTAAAAGGCCTACATCTTGCAATCGAAACCACAATAACTACCACCCTTGTATTCTGTGTCCTATTTACAATAATAGGAAGCGCAGGTGTCGTTCCGATGCTGAAATTCATGGCAACTCCCGATGATGTAATGCCCGAAGCCACCACCTACCTTAGAATATACTTCCTTGGTTTTTCAGGGCTTCTCATCTACAACATGGGAAGCGGAATACTTAGAGCTGTAGGAGACACCACAAGGCCTCTTATGTTCCTCATTCTGACAAGCCTTATGAACATCGTGCTTGACCTTGTTTTCGTAATAGGTCTCCACACAGGGATTGCAGGTGTCGCCTATGCGACCATCATTTCTCAGTTTATTTCTGCCATTTTGACACTCATGCTCCTCACAAGGACAAACGATATCTACAAGCTTGTTTGGAAAGATCTGACGCTTGATAAGGCTATCCTGAAAAGTATATTTATGGTAGGCTTACCCGCCGGTATTCAGTCTGTTATCACAGCCTTTTCAAATGTATTCGTTCAATCCTATATAAATCACTTCGGTTCAAGCTGTATGGCTGGCTGGAGTAGCTACAACAAACTCGACACCTTCATCATGCTGCCTATGTCCAGCTTAGCTATGGCTGCCACCACCTTTGTCAGTCAGAACATCGGTGCAGGAAAAGAAAAGAGAGCAGAAAGCGGTACCAGAACCGCCATTCTACTCTCAACCTTTGTTACTTTTGTTATTGCACTTATGCTTTACATTTTTGCAAGACCCGCCATCAGACTCTTTTCATCAGATGAGTCGGTTATTGAATTCGGAGCACTTTTCATTCAGACCAATGTGTTCTTCCTCATCGCAAACTGCGTAAACCACACTCTCGCTGCTGCCCTCCGAGGCCGCGGTGATTCAAGAGGCCCCATGGTCATCATGATCGCGACCTTTGTTGTAATAAGGCAGATATACCTTTTCGTGCTGACACATTACATTGTTAATGACCCCAAATGGGTTGGTTTCGGATATCCGGTGGGCTGGATGTGCTGCTGCGTTGTAGAGCTTCTCTACTACAAGTTGAAGTGGAAAAAGAAGAATGCAGACCATCTACTATCTGAATGA
- a CDS encoding fibronectin type III domain-containing protein — protein sequence MKNIKKSLPKLLFLLSVVILLILSCNTTSLAASNFKLRKPQITDITKTKNSITVEWSQVEDATGYKIYISDNKSKDKCIATVNDPNVTSYKIKGLKSGTKYKLKVKAYKKGKEKNTFSASSPSKNAKTEFGLVKGHFSCKKFSISWNSSQWKPEEVYSNLNQISLHTKDSRYLDRGYLYIDTVEPAYNVKGKGLDKYVAWYIKYDNSNIHSHKYKRLANRKIDGKTFAVLYATNTSYGKNNTTLLYNDNDEILEICYSVPDNATHPERKMEQIRDLLSTIKINKK from the coding sequence ATGAAGAATATTAAGAAAAGTCTACCAAAATTACTATTTTTATTATCAGTCGTTATTCTACTTATATTATCCTGTAATACAACTTCCTTAGCAGCTTCAAATTTCAAGTTACGTAAACCTCAGATTACAGATATCACTAAAACAAAGAACTCTATAACAGTTGAATGGTCACAGGTTGAGGATGCAACCGGCTATAAAATCTATATTTCTGATAACAAATCAAAAGATAAATGTATTGCTACTGTTAATGATCCTAATGTAACCAGTTATAAAATCAAAGGCCTTAAAAGTGGTACAAAATACAAACTTAAGGTAAAAGCTTATAAGAAGGGAAAAGAAAAAAATACGTTTAGTGCTTCGAGTCCATCAAAAAATGCTAAAACAGAATTTGGTTTAGTCAAAGGTCATTTTAGTTGTAAAAAATTTAGTATCAGTTGGAATTCATCCCAATGGAAACCCGAAGAAGTATATTCCAATTTAAATCAAATCTCTCTTCACACAAAAGATAGCCGTTATCTCGATAGAGGTTACTTATATATTGATACTGTCGAGCCAGCTTATAATGTAAAAGGAAAAGGCTTAGATAAATATGTTGCATGGTACATTAAATATGATAATTCCAACATACATTCGCACAAATATAAGAGATTAGCAAATAGAAAAATTGATGGAAAAACATTCGCTGTTTTATATGCCACAAACACTAGTTATGGAAAAAACAATACAACACTACTCTATAATGATAATGATGAAATATTAGAGATATGCTATTCTGTACCAGATAACGCAACGCATCCAGAGAGAAAAATGGAGCAAATTAGAGATTTGTTATCAACTATCAAAATTAACAAAAAATAG
- a CDS encoding M56 family metallopeptidase, which yields MTTINIFVDFFTGILASSLCIFIIYFLRKNFFKIGVLSLSGLVFIYGLCTFRALVPLEFPFAVPVKFQLLMPITDILFSKSIQIYGAVFWGWQIASFIYFIIVLLFITRLIIYYGKANKAIQRTQRITNKNTTALLSKIISEGNHPIHPRLLASHCIDSPISIGIFKPAIILPLNYQNIYEDIELYYILKHEYIHILNRDSLKKLLINIASCLLFWNPCIYLLKKDFIHSIELRCDKAVLSNMSSKAREDYLTTLLTVLKNKNSEHICITSCEPALNFVSNESIYIKERFETIKDYSDTHFQKAIIFIPILVTSIVFCSYIFILQPNYNPPIEDIIEDSDCYEIDMTTDYIAVSESGNATIFLKDGTTISATDDDIEWFIKYGGKVIYK from the coding sequence ATGACAACAATAAATATATTTGTTGATTTTTTTACGGGAATACTGGCTAGCAGTTTATGTATTTTTATCATTTACTTCCTCCGAAAAAACTTTTTTAAAATTGGAGTATTAAGTCTTTCTGGTCTTGTTTTTATATATGGTTTATGCACATTCCGCGCTTTGGTTCCATTAGAGTTTCCTTTTGCAGTTCCTGTAAAATTCCAATTACTAATGCCAATTACTGATATTCTGTTCTCTAAGTCCATACAAATATATGGAGCAGTTTTTTGGGGCTGGCAAATAGCGAGTTTCATTTATTTTATCATTGTTCTATTATTTATAACTCGCCTTATCATCTACTATGGTAAAGCCAACAAAGCCATACAACGCACCCAACGCATAACAAACAAAAATACAACAGCTCTTCTTAGCAAAATAATAAGCGAAGGAAATCATCCAATCCACCCAAGGCTCTTAGCATCGCACTGTATAGATAGTCCCATCAGTATAGGAATATTCAAACCTGCAATTATTTTGCCGTTAAATTACCAAAATATTTATGAGGACATAGAGTTATATTACATACTCAAACACGAGTATATCCACATCCTGAATCGAGATTCGCTAAAAAAACTTTTGATAAATATCGCCTCATGCCTTCTTTTCTGGAATCCATGCATATATTTATTAAAAAAGGACTTCATTCATTCTATAGAGCTCAGATGTGACAAAGCTGTTCTTTCAAATATGTCTTCAAAGGCAAGGGAAGATTATCTAACAACTTTACTGACCGTATTAAAGAATAAAAATTCAGAACATATATGTATTACTTCATGTGAACCAGCTTTAAACTTTGTATCAAATGAATCCATATATATAAAGGAGAGATTCGAAACAATAAAAGATTATTCCGATACACATTTTCAAAAAGCAATCATTTTTATTCCAATCCTGGTAACATCCATTGTTTTTTGTTCTTATATATTTATTCTTCAACCCAATTATAATCCTCCAATAGAAGATATTATTGAAGATTCTGATTGCTATGAAATCGACATGACTACTGACTATATTGCTGTTTCAGAAAGTGGAAATGCCACAATATTCTTAAAAGACGGGACAACGATATCCGCAACAGATGACGATATTGAGTGGTTTATTAAATATGGTGGAAAGGTGATATATAAATGA
- a CDS encoding BlaI/MecI/CopY family transcriptional regulator — protein sequence MKSKDLNPREKELMELLWKSSEAMTSTDMLSKLDPEKWNKLTVFRIINSLISKEFIVVNGFEQYNTQYARKFTSAFTKEEYLAGKMKEDGMSIKSLSAIALAFMGNELPKGKKERKELIDDLQNVINELKEQ from the coding sequence ATGAAAAGTAAAGATTTGAATCCACGCGAAAAAGAACTAATGGAACTATTATGGAAAAGCTCTGAAGCCATGACAAGCACAGACATGCTCTCAAAACTGGATCCTGAGAAATGGAATAAACTAACAGTTTTCAGAATAATCAATAGTCTTATCAGCAAAGAATTTATCGTCGTAAATGGTTTCGAGCAGTACAACACACAGTACGCAAGGAAATTCACTTCAGCTTTTACCAAGGAAGAATATCTTGCCGGAAAAATGAAAGAGGATGGAATGAGCATTAAATCATTAAGCGCAATAGCGCTTGCTTTCATGGGAAATGAGCTTCCAAAAGGTAAAAAAGAGCGTAAAGAATTAATAGATGACCTTCAAAATGTCATAAATGAATTGAAAGAACAATAA
- the metK gene encoding methionine adenosyltransferase — MAEKFIFTSESVTEGHPDKICDNISDAILDACLAQDPMSRVACETTTCTGFALITGEITTKAVVDYAKIARDTIVEIGYDSSEKGFDGNTCAVMVALDQQSADIAMGVDKAIEARENKMTDEEIEAIGAGDQGMMFGYATNETEELMPYAISLAHKLTKKLTDVRKDGTLPYLRADGKSQVSVEYDENGKPVRLEAIVVSTQHDDKVTQEQIHADIRKYVIDAVVDSAMVDDNTKIYINPTGRFVIGGPQGDAGLTGRKIIVDTYGGAARHGGGAFSGKDCTKVDRSGAYAARYVAKNIVAAGLADKAEIQLSYAIGVAQPTSILVDTFGTGKVSDEKLTEAVRKVFDLRPAGIIKMLDLRRPIYKQTAAYGHFGRNDLNLPWEKTDKAEELKKAVNA; from the coding sequence ATGGCAGAAAAGTTTATTTTTACTTCTGAGTCAGTTACAGAGGGCCATCCCGACAAAATTTGTGATAACATCTCTGATGCTATCCTTGATGCATGCCTCGCACAGGATCCCATGAGCCGTGTTGCATGCGAGACAACTACTTGCACAGGTTTTGCTCTTATTACAGGTGAGATCACAACCAAGGCTGTTGTAGATTATGCTAAGATCGCAAGAGATACAATCGTTGAGATCGGTTATGACAGCTCAGAGAAGGGCTTTGACGGTAACACATGTGCTGTTATGGTAGCTCTTGACCAGCAGTCAGCTGATATCGCTATGGGTGTTGATAAGGCTATCGAAGCAAGAGAGAACAAGATGACTGACGAGGAGATCGAAGCAATTGGTGCCGGCGATCAGGGTATGATGTTCGGCTATGCTACAAACGAGACAGAAGAGCTTATGCCTTATGCTATCTCACTTGCTCACAAGCTTACAAAGAAGCTTACAGATGTTCGTAAGGACGGAACTCTTCCTTATCTTAGAGCAGACGGTAAGAGTCAGGTTTCTGTTGAGTATGATGAGAATGGTAAGCCCGTAAGACTTGAGGCTATCGTTGTTTCAACCCAGCACGATGATAAGGTTACTCAGGAGCAGATCCACGCTGACATCAGAAAGTATGTTATCGATGCAGTAGTAGATAGCGCTATGGTTGACGACAATACAAAGATTTATATCAATCCCACAGGCCGTTTCGTAATCGGCGGACCTCAGGGTGATGCAGGTCTTACAGGTCGTAAGATCATTGTTGATACTTACGGCGGAGCTGCTCGTCACGGCGGCGGTGCTTTCTCAGGTAAGGATTGCACAAAGGTTGACCGTTCAGGTGCTTACGCAGCTCGTTACGTTGCAAAGAACATCGTAGCAGCAGGCCTTGCTGACAAGGCTGAGATTCAGCTTTCATACGCTATCGGTGTTGCACAGCCTACATCAATTCTTGTTGATACATTTGGCACAGGTAAGGTTTCTGATGAGAAGCTTACAGAGGCTGTTCGTAAGGTATTCGACCTTCGTCCTGCAGGAATCATCAAGATGCTTGACCTTCGTCGTCCTATTTACAAGCAGACAGCAGCTTACGGACACTTCGGCCGCAACGATCTTAACCTTCCTTGGGAGAAGACAGACAAGGCTGAGGAGCTTAAGAAGGCAGTTAACGCATAA
- a CDS encoding ABC transporter ATP-binding protein: MDLLKKFIPYYKPYIGVFLLDLVAASILSLIDLVFPQLLRVLRQTLFLEAPEKVIAGVMKLAVVMLIMYIVRFLCKHYVTYQGHMMGARMESGMRSDLFEQFERFSFSYYDKNNTGEMMSKLVSDLFDISELAHHGPENIFISTVKLLGSFIILMTMNVPMTLILVAIVVCMAFFSYVQNGIMRRTFFDNRKKIAGINSSLQDTLGGIRVVKSFTGEDIEKAKFEKSNEAFLESKKANYKTMAMFFAGNNFFEGLMYIAVIVFGGLFIAKGTLSVEDLAVYALYINVFIGPVMILIEFTEQLQKGAAGFQRFRDVMDVVPEIEDAPDAEVLTDCKGDVDYEDVSFSYNDDEERVLDHIDLHIDAGKKVAIVGPSGGGKSTICSLLPRFYDVTKGTVKIDGKDVRCLTQKSLRSVIGIVQQEVYLFNGTIRENIAYGREGASLEDIMDAAKKADLDEFISSLPDGYDTMVGERGARLSGGQKQRIAIARVFLKNPPILILDEATSALDNESERYIQESLDRLAAGRTTITIAHRLSTIRNADEIIVLDSDGIQERGNHRQLLEKDGIYAKYFYMQVGIA, encoded by the coding sequence ATGGACTTACTGAAAAAATTTATCCCGTATTACAAACCATATATCGGAGTGTTTTTGCTGGACTTAGTAGCGGCATCGATTCTGTCGCTGATCGATCTGGTTTTTCCGCAGCTGCTGAGGGTTCTTCGGCAGACGCTTTTTCTTGAGGCTCCTGAAAAGGTTATTGCAGGAGTGATGAAGCTGGCAGTAGTGATGCTTATTATGTACATAGTGAGATTTTTGTGTAAGCACTATGTAACTTATCAGGGACACATGATGGGAGCCCGCATGGAATCGGGGATGAGAAGCGATCTCTTCGAACAGTTCGAGAGATTCTCTTTTTCTTACTATGATAAGAACAACACCGGCGAGATGATGAGTAAGCTTGTGTCAGACCTTTTTGATATATCAGAGCTTGCGCACCATGGTCCGGAGAATATCTTCATATCCACAGTTAAGCTCTTGGGTTCTTTTATTATTCTTATGACAATGAACGTACCGATGACGCTGATCCTTGTAGCGATTGTAGTGTGTATGGCCTTTTTCTCATATGTACAAAACGGAATCATGCGAAGGACTTTCTTTGATAACAGGAAAAAGATTGCCGGTATCAATTCTTCTCTTCAGGACACACTTGGCGGGATTCGCGTGGTTAAATCCTTCACCGGTGAAGACATAGAGAAAGCGAAGTTTGAAAAGAGCAATGAGGCCTTTCTTGAATCCAAAAAGGCAAATTATAAGACAATGGCGATGTTCTTTGCGGGAAACAATTTCTTTGAAGGACTTATGTATATCGCGGTAATTGTTTTCGGCGGACTCTTCATTGCGAAGGGAACCTTGTCTGTAGAGGATCTTGCGGTTTATGCGTTGTACATAAACGTGTTCATAGGACCGGTCATGATACTTATCGAGTTCACAGAGCAGCTTCAGAAGGGCGCTGCGGGATTCCAGAGATTTCGCGATGTGATGGATGTGGTGCCTGAGATTGAGGATGCTCCTGATGCGGAAGTTCTGACAGACTGCAAGGGAGATGTGGATTACGAGGACGTATCCTTTTCTTACAATGACGATGAGGAGAGAGTTCTGGACCACATAGATCTTCATATTGATGCAGGAAAAAAGGTTGCGATAGTCGGTCCCTCAGGCGGAGGAAAATCTACCATATGCAGCCTGCTTCCGAGATTCTACGATGTTACCAAGGGCACTGTGAAAATTGATGGCAAGGATGTAAGATGCCTTACACAGAAATCTTTGAGAAGTGTCATTGGTATCGTACAGCAAGAGGTGTATCTTTTTAATGGAACCATTCGTGAGAATATCGCCTACGGCAGGGAGGGAGCCAGTCTTGAAGATATAATGGATGCAGCGAAAAAGGCTGACCTTGATGAGTTCATATCTTCTCTTCCTGACGGATATGACACTATGGTTGGCGAGCGTGGAGCAAGACTCTCAGGTGGACAGAAGCAGCGCATTGCTATAGCAAGAGTATTTCTTAAGAATCCGCCAATATTGATCCTGGATGAGGCAACCAGTGCTCTGGACAATGAATCCGAGCGATATATACAGGAAAGTCTGGACAGACTTGCAGCCGGTAGAACCACGATCACAATTGCCCACAGACTTTCTACTATTAGAAATGCAGACGAGATTATCGTTCTGGACTCCGACGGAATTCAGGAGAGGGGCAACCACAGACAACTCCTTGAAAAAGACGGAATCTACGCAAAGTATTTTTATATGCAGGTAGGAATTGCATAA